One Streptomyces sp. ML-6 genomic region harbors:
- a CDS encoding C40 family peptidase, which yields MVSHRRSTQSGIGPGVRATVLSAAAATAAATLGTSGAHAEPQDTPRTAKARVDRLYGEAERATEQYNAAGENAERLRGEFDRARDRAARGQERVNRMRTAVGSAASAQYRSGGLDPSLALLLSSDPDSYLDRAAVLERVTGRQAEGLRELLRARRDLEQIRAEAGHALAELEHQRAAAARHKRTVERKLAEARRILGAMPAADRAGFERASRSGRDGSLAGLPGLADLPAGSARAAAAVMAVRQALGRPYVWGANGPDGFDCSGLMQWAYARAGVALPRTSQAQRYAGHMVPLSEARPGDLVVYRADASHVAMYVGNGQVIHAPYPGAPVRYDPVGMMPVSSVTRV from the coding sequence GTGGTGTCCCATCGCCGTTCCACACAGTCCGGTATCGGCCCGGGGGTCCGGGCCACGGTCCTGTCGGCCGCCGCGGCGACCGCGGCCGCCACGCTCGGCACGAGCGGCGCGCACGCCGAACCGCAGGACACCCCCCGGACCGCGAAGGCCCGCGTCGACCGGCTGTACGGCGAGGCGGAGCGCGCCACCGAGCAGTACAACGCGGCCGGGGAGAACGCCGAGCGGCTGCGCGGCGAGTTCGACCGGGCCCGGGACCGGGCGGCCCGCGGCCAGGAACGGGTCAACCGGATGCGCACCGCGGTCGGTTCGGCGGCGAGCGCGCAGTACCGCTCCGGCGGCCTCGACCCCTCGCTCGCGCTGCTGCTCTCCTCCGACCCGGACAGCTACCTCGACCGGGCGGCCGTGCTGGAGCGGGTGACCGGGCGTCAGGCCGAGGGGCTGCGGGAGCTGCTGCGGGCCCGGCGCGACCTGGAGCAGATCCGGGCGGAGGCCGGGCACGCGCTGGCCGAGCTGGAGCACCAGCGGGCGGCCGCCGCCCGCCACAAGCGGACCGTCGAACGCAAACTCGCCGAGGCCCGGCGGATCCTGGGCGCGATGCCCGCCGCCGACCGGGCCGGTTTCGAGCGGGCCTCGCGCTCCGGGCGGGACGGCTCGCTCGCCGGCCTCCCCGGCCTCGCCGACCTGCCGGCCGGTTCCGCCCGGGCGGCCGCCGCCGTCATGGCGGTTCGGCAGGCGCTGGGCCGCCCGTACGTCTGGGGGGCCAACGGGCCCGACGGGTTCGACTGCTCCGGGCTGATGCAGTGGGCGTACGCCCGCGCCGGGGTCGCCCTGCCGCGCACCTCCCAGGCCCAGCGGTACGCCGGACACATGGTGCCGCTCTCCGAGGCCCGCCCCGGGGACCTGGTCGTCTACCGCGCGGACGCCAGCCACGTCGCGATGTACGTCGGCAACGGCCAGGTGATCCACGCCCCGTACCCCGGCGCCCCGGTCCGCTACGACCCGGTCGGCATGATGCCGGTCTCGTCGGTCACCCGCGTCTGA
- a CDS encoding NYN domain-containing protein yields the protein MEQPADGAEAAQAADDAVEALDRPLPEGVRRRVVALVADAFGGLTVGELPAQLRQYARFTPTRRAKFAGNAMAAALESDALFRQRIGERLKEGQPELAAALESGAPPAAADPVDVAAAAYVLRPAGWVKLVAAAGEEAQRANAERVDEETRRELERLREELSRARAQTRSETERLRGELDAARKEAESLQRKLRSVVNEVRRGEAALRRSRAETEAVRSEAAAQVSAAESESRRLKARLGEAEAAVEAGRRAAREGRSVEDMRLRLLLDTVLDAASGLRRELALPPSSIRPADGVDAVEPGRMSPKDIAARALSETDPALLDQLLALPQAHLIIDGYNVTKTGYPQLPLEKQRLRLLGGLSVLAAQTGAEVTCVFDGAELAAPVLLAPPRGVRVLFSKPGVTADELIRQLARAEPPGRPVVVVSTDREVADGVAKAGARPVASVLLLKRLSRV from the coding sequence GTGGAGCAGCCCGCTGATGGCGCCGAGGCGGCCCAGGCGGCCGACGACGCCGTCGAGGCGCTCGACCGCCCGCTGCCCGAAGGCGTACGGCGGCGGGTCGTGGCGCTGGTCGCGGACGCCTTCGGCGGGCTGACGGTCGGCGAGCTGCCGGCCCAGCTGAGGCAGTACGCCCGCTTCACCCCGACCCGGCGCGCCAAGTTCGCCGGGAACGCGATGGCCGCCGCCCTGGAGAGCGACGCGCTGTTCCGGCAGCGCATCGGCGAACGGCTCAAGGAGGGGCAGCCCGAGCTGGCCGCCGCCCTGGAGTCCGGTGCGCCGCCGGCCGCCGCCGACCCGGTCGACGTGGCCGCCGCGGCCTACGTGCTGCGCCCGGCGGGCTGGGTGAAGCTGGTCGCCGCCGCCGGTGAGGAGGCCCAGCGCGCGAACGCCGAGCGGGTCGACGAGGAGACCCGCCGGGAGCTGGAGCGGCTGCGCGAGGAGCTCTCCCGGGCCCGTGCCCAGACCAGGAGCGAGACGGAGCGGCTGCGCGGCGAGCTGGACGCGGCCCGCAAGGAGGCCGAGTCCCTCCAGCGCAAGCTGCGCAGCGTCGTCAACGAGGTCAGGCGGGGCGAGGCCGCGCTGCGCCGCAGCCGGGCCGAGACCGAGGCCGTGCGGTCCGAGGCGGCGGCCCAGGTCTCCGCGGCCGAGAGCGAGAGCCGTCGGCTCAAGGCCCGGCTCGGGGAGGCCGAGGCGGCCGTCGAGGCGGGCCGCCGGGCCGCCAGGGAGGGCCGCTCGGTCGAGGACATGCGGCTGCGGCTGCTGCTGGACACGGTGCTCGACGCGGCGAGCGGACTCCGCCGCGAACTGGCGCTGCCACCCTCCTCGATCCGTCCCGCGGACGGTGTCGACGCGGTCGAGCCGGGCCGGATGTCGCCCAAGGACATCGCGGCCAGGGCCCTTTCGGAGACCGACCCGGCCCTGCTGGACCAGTTGCTCGCGCTGCCGCAGGCGCATCTGATCATCGACGGCTACAACGTCACCAAGACCGGCTATCCCCAGCTGCCGCTGGAGAAGCAGCGGTTGCGGCTGCTGGGCGGGCTCTCGGTGCTCGCCGCGCAGACCGGTGCCGAGGTGACCTGCGTCTTCGACGGGGCCGAACTGGCCGCCCCGGTGCTGCTCGCGCCGCCGCGCGGGGTCCGGGTCCTGTTCAGCAAGCCCGGGGTGACCGCCGACGAGCTCATCCGCCAACTGGCGCGCGCCGAACCCCCGGGCAGGCCCGTCGTGGTGGTCTCCACCGACCGCGAGGTCGCCGACGGGGTGGCGAAGGCGGGTGCCAGGCCCGTCGCGTCCGTCTTGCTCCTGAAGCGCCTTTCGCGCGTCTAG
- the trpD gene encoding anthranilate phosphoribosyltransferase — translation MNVVTPIGGDSVADRSWPGVLNPLLRGENLTADDTAWAMDRIMSGEATDVQTAGFAVALRAKGETIDEVTGLVRAMYEHAHTIEVPGRTVDIVGTGGDLAKTVNISTMSAVVIAGTGAKVVKHGNRASSSASGASDVLEKLGVNLDLSAQRVVEVAEEAGITFCFAVRFHPALRYAARARKELGAPTTFNILGPLTNPARVRSQAVGVADPKMAPIVAGVLAERGNSALVFRGDDGLDELTTTATSRVWVVRDGAVREEAFDPRDVGLELVPVEALRGADASYNADVARRLLAGERGPVRDAVLLNSAAALTALDPTDGTLNEQLAAGMAKAAESIDSGAAARTLERWVAASNA, via the coding sequence ATGAACGTTGTGACCCCGATCGGCGGCGACAGCGTGGCGGACCGTTCCTGGCCCGGCGTGCTGAACCCCCTGCTGCGCGGCGAGAACCTCACCGCGGACGACACCGCCTGGGCGATGGACCGCATCATGAGCGGCGAGGCGACCGATGTGCAGACCGCCGGGTTCGCGGTGGCGCTGCGGGCCAAGGGCGAGACCATCGACGAGGTGACCGGCCTGGTGCGGGCGATGTACGAGCACGCCCACACCATCGAGGTGCCCGGCCGCACGGTCGACATCGTCGGCACCGGCGGCGACCTCGCCAAGACGGTCAACATCTCCACCATGTCGGCCGTCGTCATCGCCGGCACCGGGGCCAAGGTCGTCAAGCACGGCAACCGCGCCTCGTCCTCGGCGAGCGGCGCCTCCGACGTGCTGGAGAAGCTCGGCGTCAACCTGGACCTCTCCGCGCAGCGGGTCGTCGAGGTCGCCGAGGAGGCGGGCATCACCTTCTGCTTCGCGGTGCGCTTCCACCCCGCCCTGCGGTACGCGGCCAGGGCCCGCAAGGAGCTCGGCGCGCCGACCACGTTCAACATCCTCGGTCCGCTCACCAACCCGGCCCGGGTGCGCTCCCAGGCCGTCGGCGTGGCCGACCCGAAGATGGCGCCCATCGTCGCCGGGGTGCTCGCCGAACGCGGCAACTCCGCGCTGGTCTTCCGCGGCGACGACGGCCTGGACGAGCTGACGACGACCGCGACCTCGCGGGTCTGGGTGGTACGGGACGGAGCCGTCCGCGAGGAGGCGTTCGACCCGCGCGACGTCGGTCTGGAGCTGGTGCCCGTGGAGGCGCTGCGCGGTGCGGACGCCTCGTACAACGCCGATGTGGCCCGTCGGCTGCTGGCGGGCGAGCGGGGGCCGGTGCGCGATGCCGTGCTGCTCAACTCGGCGGCGGCCCTGACGGCGCTGGACCCGACGGACGGCACGCTGAACGAGCAGCTCGCCGCCGGGATGGCGAAGGCGGCCGAGTCCATCGACTCGGGCGCGGCGGCGCGGACGCTGGAGCGCTGGGTGGCGGCCAGCAACGCCTGA
- a CDS encoding aminotransferase class V-fold PLP-dependent enzyme, whose amino-acid sequence MSVPTDAIDESVCALLPVLGEDVTVPLVTGGEVAYAALDYAASAPALRRVWDDVAAYAPYYGSVHRGAGYLSQLSTDLFENSRATVAEFLGCRADDQVVFTRSTTDSLNLLAAALPADCQVFVFETEHHASLLPWRDARVTYLNAPRTPAQAVETLERALAARDPYGPALVCVTGASNVTGELWPVGELAAAAHAHGARIVLDAAQLAPHHPVDITELDVDWVAFSGHKLYAPFGSGVLAGRADWLREAEPYLAGGGASRKVARRTDGGVEVEWHTTAARHEAGSPNVIGAYSIASACKALKEAGFDALVAREQRLVAGVRAGLAGIPQVKVLSLFGDDAPRVGVISFVVEGWNSSHFAAALSAEYGIGVRDGLFCAHPLVRTLLGSDPQEVGECGAPEAEPGERSLNAIRVSFGAGTPDEHIERFVRAVKELVNEGAQWKYRTEDGRCVPDRGAAQH is encoded by the coding sequence ATGTCTGTCCCCACCGATGCCATCGACGAGTCGGTTTGTGCCCTGCTGCCCGTTCTGGGCGAGGATGTGACGGTTCCGCTGGTCACCGGGGGTGAAGTCGCGTACGCCGCCCTCGACTACGCCGCCAGCGCGCCCGCCCTGCGGCGGGTCTGGGACGACGTCGCCGCGTACGCTCCGTACTACGGCAGCGTCCACCGCGGCGCCGGCTACCTCTCCCAGCTCTCCACGGACCTCTTCGAGAACAGCCGCGCCACCGTCGCGGAGTTCCTCGGCTGCCGTGCGGACGACCAGGTGGTCTTCACCCGCTCGACCACCGACTCGCTGAACCTGCTGGCCGCGGCGCTCCCCGCCGACTGCCAGGTCTTCGTCTTCGAGACCGAGCACCACGCCTCGCTGCTGCCGTGGCGCGACGCGCGGGTGACCTACCTGAACGCCCCGCGCACCCCGGCCCAGGCCGTCGAGACGCTGGAGCGGGCCCTGGCCGCGCGCGACCCCTACGGCCCCGCGCTGGTCTGCGTCACCGGCGCCTCCAACGTCACCGGCGAGCTGTGGCCGGTCGGGGAACTGGCGGCCGCCGCGCACGCGCACGGCGCCCGGATCGTGCTGGACGCCGCGCAGCTCGCCCCGCACCACCCGGTCGACATCACCGAGCTGGACGTCGACTGGGTCGCCTTCTCCGGGCACAAGCTGTACGCGCCCTTCGGCTCCGGCGTGCTCGCCGGCCGGGCCGACTGGCTGCGGGAGGCCGAGCCCTACCTGGCCGGCGGCGGCGCCTCGCGCAAGGTCGCCCGCCGCACCGACGGCGGGGTGGAGGTCGAATGGCACACCACGGCCGCCCGGCACGAGGCCGGTTCCCCCAACGTCATCGGCGCGTACTCCATCGCCTCCGCCTGCAAGGCGCTGAAGGAGGCGGGTTTCGACGCGCTGGTCGCCCGCGAGCAGCGCCTCGTCGCCGGTGTCCGGGCCGGTCTCGCCGGGATTCCCCAGGTCAAGGTGCTCTCGCTGTTCGGCGACGACGCCCCGCGGGTCGGCGTCATCTCCTTCGTGGTGGAGGGCTGGAACAGCTCGCACTTCGCCGCCGCGCTCTCCGCCGAGTACGGCATCGGGGTCCGCGACGGACTGTTCTGCGCCCACCCCCTGGTCCGCACCCTGCTCGGCAGCGACCCGCAGGAGGTCGGCGAGTGCGGCGCGCCCGAGGCCGAGCCGGGGGAGCGGTCCCTCAACGCGATCCGGGTGAGCTTCGGCGCCGGTACGCCGGACGAGCACATCGAGCGTTTCGTCCGCGCGGTCAAGGAACTGGTGAACGAGGGCGCCCAGTGGAAGTACCGCACCGAGGACGGCCGTTGCGTCCCGGACCGGGGCGCCGCGCAGCACTGA
- a CDS encoding glycosyltransferase family 87 protein produces MTGSTGARLTVAVWALTRVVLLLCVTKVITLPGPDVTSDVSVIYHGWSEVLKTGTYPQDDVTWQYPPLAALAVLSPALLPFLDYASAFFVLAFLCDGLVLALLLYAGRGGGRSAAGAWVWVAGVPLLGTTAYARYDVMVTAVAVAALLAGLRHPRVLGVLAAVGALLKVWPALVLAGTARGRHTRLAWSAAAVTAGGLLAVCALALPGALDFLGSQRDRGTEVESLGALVFHVARQFGWEGRVEYHYGSMEFLGPHVPLVSTLALGLSVAAFGWLLVWRLRAREFGASTPADAAFAAVLLFTTTSRVISPQYMLWLVGLAAVCLVFRGSRMVLPAVLVLVATGVTQWEFPLGFVHVVSSDATGVTLMFLRNGLLVAATLTACRRLWRGTVVAAPRAGGRVPASRSGAGRETEPAAP; encoded by the coding sequence ATGACGGGATCGACCGGCGCGCGGCTCACCGTCGCGGTGTGGGCCCTGACCAGGGTCGTGCTGCTGCTCTGCGTCACCAAAGTGATCACGTTGCCCGGCCCGGACGTGACCAGTGACGTCTCGGTGATCTACCACGGCTGGTCCGAGGTCCTGAAGACCGGTACGTACCCGCAGGACGACGTCACCTGGCAGTACCCGCCGCTGGCCGCGCTGGCCGTGCTGTCCCCCGCGCTGCTGCCGTTCCTCGACTACGCCTCGGCGTTCTTCGTCCTCGCGTTCCTCTGCGACGGGCTGGTGCTGGCGCTGCTGCTGTACGCGGGCCGGGGCGGCGGCCGGTCGGCGGCGGGCGCCTGGGTGTGGGTGGCGGGGGTGCCGCTGCTCGGCACGACCGCGTACGCCCGTTACGACGTGATGGTCACGGCGGTCGCGGTGGCGGCGCTGCTGGCGGGGCTGCGGCATCCGCGGGTGCTGGGGGTGCTGGCCGCCGTGGGCGCGCTGCTGAAGGTGTGGCCCGCGCTGGTCCTGGCCGGGACGGCGCGCGGCCGGCACACCCGCCTGGCGTGGTCGGCGGCGGCGGTGACGGCGGGCGGGCTGCTGGCGGTGTGCGCCCTGGCGCTGCCCGGGGCGCTGGACTTCCTCGGCTCCCAACGCGACCGGGGCACGGAGGTCGAGTCGCTGGGGGCGCTGGTCTTCCACGTGGCGCGGCAGTTCGGCTGGGAGGGCCGGGTGGAGTACCACTACGGCTCGATGGAGTTCCTGGGGCCGCACGTGCCGCTGGTGAGCACGCTCGCCCTGGGCCTGTCCGTCGCCGCGTTCGGCTGGCTGCTGGTGTGGCGGCTGCGGGCCCGGGAGTTCGGGGCGAGCACCCCGGCCGACGCGGCGTTCGCGGCGGTGCTGCTGTTCACGACGACGAGCCGGGTGATCAGCCCCCAGTACATGCTGTGGCTGGTGGGGCTGGCGGCGGTCTGTCTGGTGTTCCGCGGCAGCCGGATGGTGCTGCCCGCCGTGCTGGTGCTGGTCGCCACCGGGGTCACGCAGTGGGAGTTCCCGCTCGGCTTCGTGCACGTGGTGTCGAGCGACGCGACGGGCGTGACGCTGATGTTCCTGCGCAACGGCCTGCTGGTCGCGGCGACGCTGACGGCCTGTCGGCGGCTGTGGCGGGGGACGGTCGTCGCGGCGCCGCGCGCCGGCGGCCGGGTGCCCGCCTCCCGGTCCGGCGCCGGCCGGGAGACCGAGCCGGCCGCGCCCTGA
- a CDS encoding Lrp/AsnC ligand binding domain-containing protein: MITAIVLIKTSVDRIPEIAESIAALDSVSEVFSVTGTYDLIAMVRVAKHDDLADIIPGRISKIPGVEATDTHVAFRTYSQHDLEAAFAIGLDA; this comes from the coding sequence GTGATCACCGCGATCGTGCTCATCAAAACCAGCGTGGACCGGATTCCCGAGATCGCCGAGTCCATCGCCGCGCTGGACAGTGTCAGCGAGGTCTTCTCGGTCACCGGTACGTACGACCTGATCGCCATGGTCCGGGTGGCCAAGCACGACGATCTGGCGGACATCATCCCGGGCCGGATCAGCAAGATCCCCGGCGTCGAGGCCACCGACACCCACGTGGCGTTCCGCACCTACTCGCAGCACGACCTGGAGGCGGCCTTCGCCATCGGGCTCGACGCGTAG
- a CDS encoding cytochrome bc complex cytochrome b subunit → MSTATDTKRKAPAGERVADWADGRLGIYSLAKANMRKIFPDHWSFMLGEIALYSFIIIILTGVYLTLFFQPSMNEIVYHGSYEPMQGIRMSQAYASTLDISFDVRGGLLVRQIHHWAALIFLAGMFVHMMRVFFTGAFRKPREINWLFGFLLFVLGMFTGFTGYSLPDDLLSGTGIRFTQGAILSMPIVGTYISMFLFGGEFPGHDMVARFYSIHILLLPGIMLGLLVAHLILVVYHKHTQFAGPGRTNKNVVGMPLMPVYMAKAGGFFFLVFGIIAVIAAIATINPVWNIGPYRPDQVSTGAQPDWYMGFAEGLIRVMPGWEINLWGHTLALGVFIPLMAFGLVLAVLAVYPFVESWITGDKREHHILDRPRNAPTRTAFGVAWITVYVIVFIGGGNDLWATHFHLSINAITWFIRIFIFAGPVIAFIVTRRICLGLQRRDKEKVLHGRESGIIKRLPHGEFVEIHEPLGPEQLHTLTAHEQYKPVEIGPTVDENGVERKVSPLEKLRARLSKGYYGENNQIAKPTVEEYKEITSGHGHH, encoded by the coding sequence ATGAGTACTGCGACCGACACCAAGCGCAAGGCGCCCGCCGGCGAGCGGGTGGCCGACTGGGCGGACGGCCGGCTCGGGATCTACTCCCTGGCCAAGGCCAACATGCGCAAGATCTTCCCGGACCACTGGTCCTTCATGCTCGGTGAGATCGCCCTCTACAGCTTCATCATCATCATCCTCACGGGTGTGTACCTGACGCTGTTCTTCCAGCCGAGCATGAACGAGATCGTGTACCACGGCTCGTACGAGCCGATGCAGGGCATCCGGATGTCCCAGGCATACGCCTCGACGCTGGACATCAGCTTCGACGTCCGCGGTGGTCTGCTGGTCCGCCAGATCCACCACTGGGCCGCGCTGATCTTCCTGGCCGGCATGTTCGTGCACATGATGCGCGTCTTCTTCACGGGTGCGTTCCGCAAGCCGCGCGAGATCAACTGGCTGTTCGGCTTCCTGCTGTTCGTGCTGGGCATGTTCACCGGCTTCACCGGCTACTCGCTCCCGGACGACCTGCTGTCCGGTACGGGTATCCGCTTCACCCAGGGCGCGATCCTGTCGATGCCGATCGTCGGCACGTACATCTCGATGTTCCTGTTCGGCGGGGAGTTCCCCGGCCACGACATGGTCGCCAGGTTCTACTCGATCCACATCCTGCTGCTGCCGGGCATCATGCTCGGTCTGCTGGTGGCGCACCTGATCCTGGTCGTCTACCACAAGCACACGCAGTTCGCGGGTCCCGGCCGCACCAACAAGAACGTCGTCGGCATGCCGCTGATGCCGGTGTACATGGCGAAGGCCGGCGGCTTCTTCTTCCTGGTCTTCGGCATCATCGCCGTCATCGCGGCGATCGCCACGATCAACCCGGTCTGGAACATCGGTCCGTACCGTCCGGACCAGGTGTCCACCGGCGCCCAGCCCGACTGGTACATGGGCTTCGCCGAGGGTCTGATCCGAGTGATGCCGGGCTGGGAGATCAACCTCTGGGGTCACACGCTCGCCCTGGGTGTGTTCATCCCGCTGATGGCCTTCGGACTGGTGCTCGCGGTTCTCGCGGTCTACCCGTTCGTCGAGTCCTGGATCACCGGGGACAAGCGCGAGCACCACATCCTGGACCGCCCGCGCAACGCCCCGACCCGGACGGCCTTCGGTGTCGCCTGGATCACCGTCTACGTCATCGTCTTCATCGGCGGTGGCAACGACCTGTGGGCCACGCACTTCCACCTGTCGATCAACGCCATCACCTGGTTCATCCGGATCTTCATCTTCGCGGGCCCGGTCATCGCGTTCATCGTCACCCGGCGGATCTGCCTCGGCCTCCAGCGCCGCGACAAGGAGAAGGTGCTGCACGGACGCGAGTCCGGCATCATCAAGCGCCTGCCGCACGGTGAGTTCGTCGAGATCCACGAGCCGCTCGGCCCCGAGCAGCTGCACACGCTCACCGCGCACGAGCAGTACAAGCCGGTCGAGATCGGCCCGACGGTCGACGAGAACGGTGTCGAGCGCAAGGTGTCGCCGCTGGAGAAGCTGCGCGCCCGACTCAGCAAGGGCTACTACGGCGAGAACAACCAGATCGCCAAGCCCACCGTCGAGGAGTACAAGGAGATCACCAGCGGCCACGGTCACCACTGA
- a CDS encoding C40 family peptidase codes for MASHRRPKQPSRARVTVLTATAAAAVALSSQAAQADPKPSKSEVKAKVDKLNHEAGVANEQYNGAKEKQQKLEKEVGALQDKVARGQQEINNLRNGLGSLAAAQYRSGGIDPSVQLFLSSNPDTYLDEASALDQLTAKQTETLQKIQEKQRSLAQKRKEAQDKLGDLADIRETLGAKKKKLQDKLSEAQRLYNTLTAAEKEKFREQEKRASRDAGDRVQLGKEVPASSWGAAALNAASSKVGKPYVRGGTGPDAFDCSGLTQWAYAQANVQISRVTYTQVNDGVHIGRSALKPGDLVFFNNTSHVALYAGNNTVLHAPYPGTFVRYESMDTIGSFQFGVRVG; via the coding sequence GTGGCGTCCCACCGTCGTCCCAAGCAGCCGAGCCGCGCCCGTGTGACCGTGCTCACCGCGACCGCCGCCGCGGCCGTGGCCCTGTCCTCCCAGGCGGCCCAGGCAGACCCCAAGCCCTCCAAGAGCGAGGTCAAGGCGAAGGTCGACAAGCTCAACCACGAGGCCGGCGTCGCCAACGAGCAGTACAACGGCGCCAAGGAGAAGCAGCAGAAGCTGGAGAAGGAAGTCGGCGCGCTCCAGGACAAGGTGGCCCGCGGTCAGCAGGAGATCAACAACCTGCGCAACGGCCTCGGTTCGCTCGCCGCCGCGCAGTACCGCTCCGGTGGCATCGACCCGTCGGTCCAGCTCTTCCTCTCGTCCAACCCGGACACCTACCTCGACGAGGCCTCGGCGCTCGACCAGCTGACGGCCAAGCAGACCGAGACGCTCCAGAAGATCCAGGAGAAGCAGCGCTCCCTCGCGCAGAAGCGCAAGGAGGCCCAGGACAAGCTGGGCGACCTCGCGGACATCCGCGAGACGCTCGGGGCGAAGAAGAAGAAGCTCCAGGACAAGCTCTCCGAGGCGCAGCGCCTGTACAACACGCTGACCGCCGCCGAGAAGGAGAAGTTCCGCGAGCAGGAGAAGCGCGCCAGCCGCGACGCCGGCGACCGGGTCCAGCTGGGCAAGGAGGTCCCCGCCTCCTCCTGGGGCGCCGCCGCCCTGAACGCCGCCTCCTCCAAGGTGGGCAAGCCGTACGTCCGCGGCGGCACCGGCCCCGACGCCTTCGACTGCTCCGGGCTGACCCAGTGGGCCTACGCCCAGGCCAACGTCCAGATCTCCCGGGTCACGTACACCCAGGTCAACGACGGGGTCCACATCGGGCGCAGCGCGCTGAAGCCGGGCGACCTGGTCTTCTTCAACAACACCTCGCACGTGGCGCTCTACGCGGGCAACAACACCGTCCTGCACGCCCCGTACCCGGGCACGTTCGTCCGCTACGAGTCGATGGACACCATCGGCAGCTTCCAGTTCGGCGTGCGCGTCGGCTGA
- a CDS encoding rhomboid family intramembrane serine protease, which translates to MIDRRTVTGGPAGGFLRTVARGGSPMTHALITACALVFVISPLSGLNPVPGGAEARPAAQAGYFERWGVIPNELWDGPARVLLTPLTALFVHGSWVHLLGNLLFLYVFGAMTEERMGRIGFTTFYVICGYLALVAYAAAHATSGQTLVGASGAISAVLGAFLYLFPRARVTSLFPFLFFLPLRFPAWIVLVFWFVLQWLAVQGAGSGGPGVAYLAHVVGFALGFLYAWGRYRRTDRVKAPAAATEGESQP; encoded by the coding sequence ATGATCGATCGGCGCACTGTGACCGGCGGGCCGGCCGGCGGATTCCTGCGGACGGTCGCCCGGGGCGGATCGCCGATGACCCACGCCCTGATCACGGCGTGCGCCCTGGTCTTCGTGATCAGCCCGCTCTCCGGCCTCAACCCGGTCCCCGGCGGCGCCGAGGCCCGGCCGGCCGCCCAGGCCGGCTACTTCGAGCGCTGGGGCGTGATCCCGAACGAGCTGTGGGACGGCCCGGCACGGGTCCTGCTCACCCCGCTCACCGCCCTCTTCGTGCACGGCAGCTGGGTGCACCTGCTCGGCAACCTGCTCTTCCTGTACGTGTTCGGGGCGATGACCGAGGAACGCATGGGCCGTATCGGGTTCACCACCTTCTACGTCATCTGCGGCTACCTCGCCCTGGTCGCCTACGCGGCCGCGCACGCCACGTCCGGCCAGACGCTCGTGGGCGCGTCGGGGGCGATCTCGGCGGTGCTCGGGGCGTTCCTGTACCTGTTCCCCCGGGCCCGGGTGACCAGCCTGTTCCCGTTCCTCTTCTTCCTGCCGCTGCGCTTCCCCGCCTGGATCGTGCTGGTGTTCTGGTTCGTCCTGCAGTGGCTCGCGGTGCAGGGCGCGGGCAGCGGGGGGCCGGGGGTCGCCTATCTGGCCCATGTGGTGGGCTTCGCCCTCGGCTTCCTCTACGCCTGGGGGCGTTACCGGCGTACGGATAGAGTGAAGGCACCAGCCGCGGCCACCGAGGGAGAAAGCCAGCCGTGA